One window of Bos javanicus breed banteng chromosome 1, ARS-OSU_banteng_1.0, whole genome shotgun sequence genomic DNA carries:
- the DYNLT2B gene encoding dynein light chain Tctex-type protein 2B isoform X3 has product MQKVRNALDLSLKPLTLPCFSSVSLAAYYLCIPGPLRASGSVSLPKIATPLEVFCKSDKKSPVFAEVMLTVPRHTSGPASDAHAQGGGRREHAKKGGSHGAERGSAARRVKGGAVALETAQQLPRPQAQLSLRKTRGQEVEAMSVAASFPKHTSFTMRASSAAADGLPETENNAGEPENTYILRPVFQQRFRPSVVKDCIHAVLKEELANAEYSPEEIPQLTKHLSENIKDKLKEMGFDRYKMVVQVVIGEQRGEGVLTVYSVL; this is encoded by the exons ATGCAAAAAGTCAGGAATGCTTTAGATCTGTCACTGAAACCGCTAACCTTGCCCTGCTTCAGCTCGGTTTCCCTTGCCGCATACTACCTGTGTATCCCTGGGCCTCTACGGGCCTCAGGCTCTGTGTCACTTCCTAAGATTGCGACGCCTCTGGAAGTGTTTTGTAAATCGGACAAAAAGAGCCCAGTCTTCGCCGAAGTTATGCTCACTGTACCCCGACACACTTCTGGTCCAGCATCCGATGCGCATGCGCAAGGAGGAGGGCGGCGAGAGCACGCTAAGAAGGGCGGGTCCCACGGTGCAGAGCGCGGGTCCGCTGCACGCAGGGTCAAAGGCGGCGCTGTCGCCCTGGAGACGGCTCAGCAGCTGCCGCGGCCacaggctcagctttctttgcggAAAACGCGGGGCCAAGAAGTTGAGGCTATGTCGGTTGCCGCCTCCTTCCCTAAGCACACGTCCTTCACTATGCGCGCGTCCTCTGCTGCAGCTGACGGCTTGCCTGAGACTGAGAACAACGCTGGGGAGCCGGAGAATACCTATATTCTGCGGCCTGTTTTCCAGCAAAG GTTCAGACCCTCTGTGGTTAAAGACTGCATCCATGCTGTACTCAAGGAGGAATTGGCCAATGCTGAATACTCTCCAGAAGAAATACCTCAGCTCACAAAACATTTatcagaaaatattaaagataaattaaaag aaatGGGATTTGACCGATATAAAATGGTGGTACAAGTAGTGATTGGAGAACAAAGAGGAGAAGGTGTATT